The nucleotide sequence CCACTGATGATTATCTTCCGTGCGAATCTTATAAAGGCGAAAGCGGATTTCACAAATTTAACGATGATAAAAATCAATTTTTCTTTGGATATAACGGCAAAGACGGAAAAACTTATTTGAGATCAGAAGGATATACTTCCGATAAAGCTATGCTGAACGGAATAGACGCAGTTAATAGAAATGCGGGAAATGATAAAAGATGGTTTACGGGAACAACAGACGATAAACAGTATTATTATGTTCTTAAAGCCGCTAATGGTCAGGAAATTGCAAGAAGCTGTTATTATTCATCAAAGGAAGAAATGGAAAAAGACTTTGCGTGGATTAAAAGTAAAGAATCCGGCTTGGCTGCTGAAGTAAAATAATTTAGAATTTTGTTTATTAAATATAGGATAGATCATAATGGAAATTACTGCGCAATTGGTTAAAGAGCTTAGGGAAAAAACCGGTGCCGGAATGATGGATTGTAAGAAAGCACTAACCGAAGCTAATGGTGATTTTGAAAAGGCAATTGAAATTCTTAGAAAAAAAGGCGCTGCTGTTGCCGCTAAAAGAGCTGAAAGAAGTGCAAACGAAGGAATTATTCTTACAAAATCTTTAGATAACGGATCAAAAGCCGTAATAGTTGAAGTTAACTGCGAAACAGATTTTGTGGCTAAAAGTAATGATTTTATCGATTTTGCAAATTTCGTTCTTGATGCAATTATTGAACATCAGCCTAAAAATACAGAAGAGTTATTGGCATTAACCCATAATGGAAAATCGGTTCAAGAAGAATTGACCGCAATTATAGGTAAAATTGGAGAAAAAATAGAAGTATCCAGATTCTTAATTGAAAAAGCTGAAAATGGTGTTGTTGTAGATTACGTTCATCACGGTTCTAAATTAGCTGTTTTAATTAGAATTGACAATGTAAGTGATTCTTCAAAAGATGAAGTTTCAAACTTGGGTAAAGATTTTGCAATGCAAGTAGCGGCAATGAAACCTTATTATGTATCTAGAAATGAAGTTCCCTCAGAAATTCTTGAAAAAGAAAAAGATATTTATAAAGAAGTTGCCAGAAAAGAAGGTAAACCCGAGCAAATTCTTGATAAAATAGCTGACGGAAAATTGAATAAGTATTATCAGGAAAATTGCTTAATAGAACAAGCTTCTATTAAAGACAACTCAAAATCTGTTGGTGATATACTTAACGAACTTAATAAGAAAAATTCATCTAACGCAATTGTAAAATTATTTCATCGATTTCATCTCAGCGATGAAAAAAAATAATTATTTTTAAAGGTCTTAAATTTTAAGACCTTTTTTTTTATTGAGGAAACAATGTTAAAATACAAAAGAATACTTCTTAAGCTAAGCGGTGAATCTTTAATGGGAAATTTAGGTTATGGAATTGATCCCAATATTTTAATCTTTTTTGCGAATGAAGTGAAAAAAGTTAAAGATTTAGGCGTTCAAGTTGGAATTGTAATTGGCGGCGGAAATATTTACAGAGGATTGAATGCAGGCAAACAAGGAATTGACAGAGTAACTGGCGATCAAATGGGAATGCTAGCAACAGTAATTAATGCTTTGGCGCTTCAAAACGCGTTTGAAACAACCGGAATGTATACAAGATTAATGACCTCGATTAAAATGGATGAAATGGCTGAACCATACATCAGAAGACGCGCAATCAGACATTTGGAAAAAGACAGAGTTGTTATTTTCGGAGCCGGAACAGGACATCCGTATTTCAGTACCGACACAGCCGCATCATTAAGAGCCGTTGAAATTGAAGCCGATGTAATTTTAAAAGGAACAAGAGTCGATGGAGTTTATGATTCCGATCCCGAAAAAAATCCAAATGCTTTAATGTTTTCTGAAATTTCTTATCTTGAAGTTATGAATAAAAATCTTAGAGTTATGGATTTAACGGCAATTAGCTTATGTCAAGAAAATCAGCTACCTATTGTTGTTTTTAATATGAACAAAGAAAATAATTTATTAAAAGTCGTTACCGGCGAAAACCTTGGAACACAAGTAAGTAAGTAAATAAATTTTGAATGATTAAGAATCTTAGAGGTAAATATGAACAACCAAATAATCAAAGATGCTAAATCAAAAATGGATAAAAGTATTGAAGCTTTCCGAAATGAAATCTCGAAGATTAGAACCGGTAAAGCAACAACCGCGCTTTTAGACGGAATTAAGGTAAATTATTATGGAAATCCGACTCCATTAAATCAAGTAGGAAATGTTTCAGTTCTTGATTCACATACTTTATCTATTACTCCATGGGATAGAAGCGTTGTAAATGATATCGATAAAGCTATTCTTTCAGCGGATTTGGGATTGAATCCAATAAGCGATGGTACAAATATTAAAGTTCCAATTCCCCCTTTAAATGAAGAAAGAAGAAGAGATTTAGTAAAATTAGTAAAAAAATTCGGTGAAGAAGCTAAAATTGCAATACGCAATGTAAGAAGAGAAGCTAACGATCATTTAAAGAAAGCGGAAAAAGACAAAAATATTTCTGAAGATTTACGACACGACGCCGAACAAGATGTTCAAAAATATACGGATGAGCATATCAAAAAAATTGACGACATGATAAAACACAAAGAAATTGAAATTATGGAAGTTTAGTTAATATTGTTAAAAAGACGCGATCTTATAAAATGGTCGCGTCTTTGAATCTCAAAATTAAAAATTCACTCTAAAGCCTATATTCCACACTAAAACATTAAGATTTACCTTTTCTGTACGCCGAATCTCCCCAATTTGTCCATATTCAGTTTCGGAACAAATTGGTTGATCATACTTAACAGTAGGATTATTGATTTGAAACTTAAAACCGAAAATAACACTTAGAGGTTGTTCTGGATAAAAAATACTACCAAAATTCAAATTAGTGAAAAAACCAGCTTTGTTTCTTCCAAAAAAATATTGTTCAGCACAATTTGAGGGCATATTAAGATATGTTACAATACCTATTGAATTATAAATTCCCATTTCAATTCCAATAAACGGTTTTATAATTAACGAATCTATCTTAATTATATAAGGAAAATATTTTGTTTGAACACCTACTTTTAATGAGGATTCGTAAGGATCATCTGGGGGAGGATTTTTAATGAATGATTTATTAATTCTTGAATCACTTACTGTTGCAGATAAACCAGCACTTAAAATATCTTTCATAAATTCATATTCTGCCTCTAAATTATAAAAGGATAAGGATTTATAATTTTTTCCGCTAATTAAACCGGAATAATTAAATCCAACAGAAAAATCTTGTGAGAGTAATTGAGTTGAAAATATTAACAAAATGCAAAATACTACTTTTGTTTTCATTTGCATCTTAACTTTATTGTTTAAATTGGGTAACAATCTAAAAACAATAATCCTAAATTATTTCATATTAAGTTAATTAAATAATTTGGTAAAAGTAAAATATTTTGAATGAATTAGGAAATTTATTCTCCAAATTTTCTTATTCCTATTTATTATATTTATCCGGTTAAATCAGATTTATTTTTTAGTTAATAATAATTTATGCTGAGAAATGTTATATATATAATTGCCAGCATGCTCTTTTTCTTTTCCGGTATTGTTGCTTATGGAATTATACTAAACTTAAATGAAAAGCCTTTGGAAGTAATTTTAAAGGAAAAGAATATTACCGGCTTGAAAAATGTAACTATTTCAATTGATAGGAAAAATTACAAGCTTAGTTTATTTAGCGATACGACTTTAATAAAAAATTACAATGTTGTTTTCGGCAGAAATAATAATTCAAACAAAATCTCTAAAACTGATAACGCAACGCCTGTCGGAAGTTATTTTATATGCAAAATTGATACAAACAATATTTATTATAAAAAGCTGTTTCTAAATTATCCTAATTTACAGGATGCTTCTGAAGCACTGAAAGAAAATATTATTTCGCAAAATGAATTTAAAAGTATTACAAAAAATCTTGACCAAATCGGCTGTTCGTTTGCCGAAACAAAATTAGGAGCGGATATCGGAATTCAAGGAACAGGTGAATATAACATTGTATTTAAAAATTTACCTTTCGTTTTTAATTGGACAAACGGTTCTATTGCCTTAAGCAACGAAAATATTGACGAACTTTTATCTGTTGTTACGATTGGAACAAAAGTTTACATAAAAAATTAATTTCATGAATTATAAGATTTTCACTTTCACATTTTTTTTAACCTTTAATGTTTTTTCAGCTCCATTATTCGCTCAAAACGAAAATAAAATTGAACTATCTTCCATAAACTTTAAGGGAAATGATTATTTCATATCGTCTGAATTAGAAGAAATAATTGTATCTAAAGAAAGCCCAAACTGGCTATCACAATTTCTCGCAAGTTTTTCCAGTTTCGGCAAAGGCGCTACATATTTTGATTCGCTGAATCTTACAAACGATATAAATATTTTGAAAAGTTATTATTTCGCTCACGGTTTTTTTCATACAAAAATATCTGCTGAGTATACTATTGACAAGAATGGTAATGAAGTTGCAGATTTAACATTTAACATTATTGAAAATGAACCGACAAAATTCAAAAAATTAGTTATCACGGGTTTAGAAAATATCCCTCCTTCCTTTTCGTCAAAAATTAGTTCAATGATTTCAATTGACAGTACGGTTCAATATTCGGATTTTAAAGTTGAACAAAATCGAGATATAATTCTAAGTTATCTGCAGGATAACGGATACATGTCCGCGCAAGTCGATCAGCCTATTGTTGAAATTGATACTATTTACACAAATTCCGTTACGGTAAGTATGAATTTTGATATAGGCAACAGATATAAAATCAGCAGTGTAACGGTTGAGAAAAGCGGTCCGGGAAAAGATTTGGTCAGCGATGACCTGATTAAAAAAATAGTAAATATTGAACCAGAAAATTATTTCAGTTACCACAATCTAAAATTATCGCAAGTTAGACTTTACAGAACCAATCTTTTTTCATCCGCATTAATTACGGGAAGCGCCGCGGACACAATTATTAATTATGTCCCAATCAGAATTGTTACAAATGTTGGTCTTTTAAATGAATTCGCACCTGAATTAATTGCGATAAGAGATAGAACAGAAAGCACCTCTTTAAAGTTAGGTTTTGGTTTAAGCTGGACAAATAAAAACTTCTTTGGAGACGCGAGAAAATTTACCATCGGAAGTTCGGTTTCTTCAGAAAATATTACTCAATTCCTAAAAGCCGGAAATCTTGCCGATAATATTTACGGCTTGGCAGATTTGCGCGCGACTATAGAACAGCCGTTTTTATTTGGAAATCTTATTAATACTACTCTCGAGGCGTTTTACACATTAGAAAAAAAACGTGATGAATGGAATGCGAATATTTACGGTACAAAATTAAATCTTAACTTTGAACTACCACCTTATATATATTTGACCAGTTTAAGCAGTCATTTTACACTTCAGAGAAGCGAATATATTTTTAAAGAAAAATATATTCGAGATAATTTGGATTCACTCTATTCGGGAAATATTGAAAGCAATAACACAAATGTTGTACTTGGTGTTAATTTAGCGGCAAACAAAACGAACGATCTGCTTTTTCCTACCGAAGGATATTCGCTTTCCGCATTATTTGAAGACGGAAATTCACTTCCGTATTTGGCAAGCATGATCGGCAGTTACAATTTTACACAATCCGCTTATTATAAGTTTGTGTTAACTTCAACTTTATATTTACCGATTTTAACAAATTATTTTGACGCGTTCGGAACAAAATTAAAAATCGGGAATATTCAAGCATATTACGGAAATAAAAGAAATATTCCGTTTAATCAAAGATTTACTGCCGGCGGAAGCAACTCAATTAGAGCTTGGGGCGCAAATGATTTGCCGTTAATAAATAGAAAAAAAAGAAATTTACCGGATGATCCTTCTCAAAGTGAAATTCAAAATATTATCAGGAATATAACACCCGGAGGATTTTTTCTTTTTGAAGGTTCATTTGAATTACGCGAGCGTTTTACGGAAAAAATCGGTTTGGCTTTATTTTTTGATTATGGAAATGTTTGGAATGATTTTACAAAATTTAGATTTAACAGTTTATCACTTGCTTCGGGATTCGGATTCAGATATTATTCAGATTTTGCGCCTTTTAGATTGGATTTTGGTTTTAAAGTTTTTGATCCAAGCAGTAAAACCGCTTTTTACAACAGAAAACTCTTCGATTTTATGGAAATTCAAATCGGTATAGGCGAAGCTTTCTAATAATAATAATTTCAACTTATTTTTGAATAAAATCAATATTTTGGGTAAATTTAAAGCTTATCTTTTAGGAAATTCTCTATGCTGAAAAGTATGACCGGAATCGGAACCGATGCTTTCTCAAATGAAAATTTTACTCTTGAAACCGAAATTAAAAGTTTAAACAGCCGTTTTTTGGATCTATCCATTAAACTTCCAAAAGAACTTTATAAACATGAATTTGCGATTAGAGATTTAATTAAAAATAAAATAGGACGAGGAAAAGTTACACTTAGTATAGTTTTGACTTATAATAAGTTGACAAACGGAAATTCTCCTATAAATTCCAATGCGCTCAAAAATGCCGTTGATATTTTGACTCAAATAAATAACTACACTAATTCTGATTCGAAAATTGAGTTAAATCAAATTTTAATGCTTAGAGATATGTTCCTTTCGGAAAATCAAGAATCGAACGGAATTGATTTTGAAATTATTGCAAATTCAGTTTCTTCCGCTGTTGAGAAATTTAATCAAATGAAAAAATCCGAAGGTCTGGAACTTAAGAAAGATTTGGTTTTTAGAATCAATAAAATTTTAGAAGAATTGACAAAAATTGAAAATATTACTAAAAATTCCACGGTTGAATTTTTTGAAAAATTTAAGGAACGCGCCAAGAAATTAGCCGATGAATATATTGATGATAAGGAAAGGTTTACTCTAGAAATGGCAATTCTTTCTGAAAAACATGATATAACTGAAGAAAGCATAAGGCTGAGAAGTCATATAAAATTATTTTGTGAAACGTTGGATAATGACGAAGATTCCGGACGAAAATTAAATTTCATAACGCAGGAAATGAACAGAGAAATTAATACAATTAATAGTAAATCAATTTCATCTGAAATTGCGCATGCTGGTATTATTATAAAAGAAGAATTAGAAAAAATCCGTGAACAAATACAAAATATTGAGTAAAATTTGAGCGGGAAAAAAGGAAAATTATTTGTATTTTCAGCTCCAAGCGGTTCCGGAAAAACTACAATTATTAAAAATGTATTAAATGATTTTAAGGATTTAGTATTTTCCATTTCGGCAACGACAAGGAATAAACGCCCGAACGAAATTAATGGAATAGATTATTTTTTTTTAGATGAAGATTCTTTCAAACAAAAAATTGAAAATGATGAGTTCCTTGAATGGGGTAAATTTTTTGGATATTATTACGGTACTTTGAAAGATTTCGTTTTTGAAAAAATCGATAACGGTGTTTCATTGGTTCTTGAAGTTGACGTAAAAGGCGCGGTAAATATTAAAAAAGTTTATAAAGATTCCGTACTAATTTTCATTTCACCGCCAAGTATTGAAGAACTGAAAACACGCTTGTATAACAGAAAAA is from Ignavibacteriota bacterium and encodes:
- a CDS encoding elongation factor Ts; this translates as MEITAQLVKELREKTGAGMMDCKKALTEANGDFEKAIEILRKKGAAVAAKRAERSANEGIILTKSLDNGSKAVIVEVNCETDFVAKSNDFIDFANFVLDAIIEHQPKNTEELLALTHNGKSVQEELTAIIGKIGEKIEVSRFLIEKAENGVVVDYVHHGSKLAVLIRIDNVSDSSKDEVSNLGKDFAMQVAAMKPYYVSRNEVPSEILEKEKDIYKEVARKEGKPEQILDKIADGKLNKYYQENCLIEQASIKDNSKSVGDILNELNKKNSSNAIVKLFHRFHLSDEKK
- a CDS encoding UMP kinase is translated as MLKYKRILLKLSGESLMGNLGYGIDPNILIFFANEVKKVKDLGVQVGIVIGGGNIYRGLNAGKQGIDRVTGDQMGMLATVINALALQNAFETTGMYTRLMTSIKMDEMAEPYIRRRAIRHLEKDRVVIFGAGTGHPYFSTDTAASLRAVEIEADVILKGTRVDGVYDSDPEKNPNALMFSEISYLEVMNKNLRVMDLTAISLCQENQLPIVVFNMNKENNLLKVVTGENLGTQVSK
- the frr gene encoding ribosome recycling factor, yielding MNNQIIKDAKSKMDKSIEAFRNEISKIRTGKATTALLDGIKVNYYGNPTPLNQVGNVSVLDSHTLSITPWDRSVVNDIDKAILSADLGLNPISDGTNIKVPIPPLNEERRRDLVKLVKKFGEEAKIAIRNVRREANDHLKKAEKDKNISEDLRHDAEQDVQKYTDEHIKKIDDMIKHKEIEIMEV
- a CDS encoding L,D-transpeptidase; the encoded protein is MLRNVIYIIASMLFFFSGIVAYGIILNLNEKPLEVILKEKNITGLKNVTISIDRKNYKLSLFSDTTLIKNYNVVFGRNNNSNKISKTDNATPVGSYFICKIDTNNIYYKKLFLNYPNLQDASEALKENIISQNEFKSITKNLDQIGCSFAETKLGADIGIQGTGEYNIVFKNLPFVFNWTNGSIALSNENIDELLSVVTIGTKVYIKN
- a CDS encoding BamA/TamA family outer membrane protein, translating into MNYKIFTFTFFLTFNVFSAPLFAQNENKIELSSINFKGNDYFISSELEEIIVSKESPNWLSQFLASFSSFGKGATYFDSLNLTNDINILKSYYFAHGFFHTKISAEYTIDKNGNEVADLTFNIIENEPTKFKKLVITGLENIPPSFSSKISSMISIDSTVQYSDFKVEQNRDIILSYLQDNGYMSAQVDQPIVEIDTIYTNSVTVSMNFDIGNRYKISSVTVEKSGPGKDLVSDDLIKKIVNIEPENYFSYHNLKLSQVRLYRTNLFSSALITGSAADTIINYVPIRIVTNVGLLNEFAPELIAIRDRTESTSLKLGFGLSWTNKNFFGDARKFTIGSSVSSENITQFLKAGNLADNIYGLADLRATIEQPFLFGNLINTTLEAFYTLEKKRDEWNANIYGTKLNLNFELPPYIYLTSLSSHFTLQRSEYIFKEKYIRDNLDSLYSGNIESNNTNVVLGVNLAANKTNDLLFPTEGYSLSALFEDGNSLPYLASMIGSYNFTQSAYYKFVLTSTLYLPILTNYFDAFGTKLKIGNIQAYYGNKRNIPFNQRFTAGGSNSIRAWGANDLPLINRKKRNLPDDPSQSEIQNIIRNITPGGFFLFEGSFELRERFTEKIGLALFFDYGNVWNDFTKFRFNSLSLASGFGFRYYSDFAPFRLDFGFKVFDPSSKTAFYNRKLFDFMEIQIGIGEAF
- a CDS encoding YicC family protein, translating into MLKSMTGIGTDAFSNENFTLETEIKSLNSRFLDLSIKLPKELYKHEFAIRDLIKNKIGRGKVTLSIVLTYNKLTNGNSPINSNALKNAVDILTQINNYTNSDSKIELNQILMLRDMFLSENQESNGIDFEIIANSVSSAVEKFNQMKKSEGLELKKDLVFRINKILEELTKIENITKNSTVEFFEKFKERAKKLADEYIDDKERFTLEMAILSEKHDITEESIRLRSHIKLFCETLDNDEDSGRKLNFITQEMNREINTINSKSISSEIAHAGIIIKEELEKIREQIQNIE
- the gmk gene encoding guanylate kinase; this encodes MSGKKGKLFVFSAPSGSGKTTIIKNVLNDFKDLVFSISATTRNKRPNEINGIDYFFLDEDSFKQKIENDEFLEWGKFFGYYYGTLKDFVFEKIDNGVSLVLEVDVKGAVNIKKVYKDSVLIFISPPSIEELKTRLYNRKTESDEDFAKRIERAEMELNYREKFDYNVYNYNLDEASKEVNKIIEKELSK